In Oscillospiraceae bacterium, the following are encoded in one genomic region:
- a CDS encoding glycine--tRNA ligase, protein MVNTEKTMEKVVALCKGRGFVYAGSEIYGGLSNTWDYGPLGVELKNNVKRAWWKKFVQESQYNVGLDCAILMNPKTWEASGHLGGFSDPLMDCKDCKTRHRADKLIEDVTGQAADGMSNEELMAYIKEHDIKCPNCGSTNFTDIRKFNLMFKTFQGVTEDAKNELYLRPETAQGIFVNFKNVTRTTRKKIPFGVCQIGKSFRNEITPGNFTFRTREFEQMELEFFCKPDTDLEWFAYWKDYCANFLYNLGMKKENLKLRDHSKEELSFYSKATTDFEYLFPFGWGELWGIADRTDYDLTQHQTFSGESMEYFDQETNEKYIPYVVEPSLGADRVTLAFLVEAYDEEEIAEGDVRTVMHFHPALAPVKAAVLPLSKKLGDKAGELYVQLAKKFNVEYDDAGSIGKRYRRQDEIGTPFCITYDFDTENDNSVTIRDRDTMEQIRLPIDQVAAYIESKMEF, encoded by the coding sequence ATGGTTAATACTGAAAAAACTATGGAAAAAGTCGTTGCGCTTTGCAAAGGCAGAGGCTTCGTCTATGCAGGCTCCGAAATATACGGCGGTCTTTCCAACACATGGGACTACGGTCCTTTGGGTGTTGAGCTTAAAAATAATGTTAAACGTGCATGGTGGAAGAAATTTGTTCAGGAATCCCAATATAATGTCGGTCTCGACTGTGCTATTCTCATGAATCCCAAAACCTGGGAAGCTTCGGGACATCTCGGCGGTTTTTCCGACCCACTCATGGACTGTAAAGACTGTAAGACCCGTCACAGAGCGGATAAACTTATCGAGGATGTAACAGGTCAGGCTGCCGACGGTATGTCCAACGAGGAACTTATGGCATACATCAAAGAGCATGATATAAAGTGCCCCAACTGCGGCTCCACCAATTTCACCGACATTCGTAAATTCAATCTTATGTTCAAAACCTTCCAGGGTGTTACCGAGGACGCAAAAAATGAACTTTATCTGCGTCCCGAAACCGCACAGGGTATTTTCGTGAACTTCAAAAATGTTACCAGAACAACCCGTAAAAAGATTCCTTTCGGTGTATGTCAGATCGGTAAATCCTTCAGAAACGAAATCACACCCGGAAACTTTACATTCCGTACACGTGAATTTGAGCAGATGGAGCTTGAATTCTTCTGCAAGCCCGACACCGATCTTGAGTGGTTTGCTTACTGGAAAGATTATTGCGCAAACTTCCTTTATAACCTGGGTATGAAAAAGGAAAACCTCAAACTCCGCGACCATTCCAAGGAAGAGCTTTCCTTCTATTCCAAAGCAACTACTGACTTTGAATACCTGTTCCCATTCGGTTGGGGCGAGCTTTGGGGTATTGCCGACAGAACTGACTATGACCTTACACAACATCAGACCTTCTCCGGCGAATCCATGGAATACTTTGACCAGGAAACAAACGAAAAATACATTCCTTATGTTGTTGAGCCCTCTTTGGGTGCAGACCGTGTAACCCTCGCATTCCTGGTCGAAGCATACGACGAAGAGGAAATTGCTGAAGGCGATGTAAGAACAGTTATGCACTTCCACCCCGCTTTGGCTCCTGTGAAAGCTGCTGTCCTTCCCCTCTCCAAGAAACTGGGTGATAAGGCGGGCGAGCTTTATGTACAGCTTGCCAAGAAGTTTAACGTTGAATACGATGACGCAGGTTCCATCGGCAAGAGATACCGTCGTCAGGACGAGATCGGTACTCCTTTCTGCATAACCTACGACTTTGACACCGAAAATGACAACTCCGTTACCATACGCGACCGCGACACTATGGAGCAGATACGTCTTCCCATTGACCAGGTTGCCGCTTATATCGAAAGTAAAATGGAGTTTTAA
- the asd gene encoding aspartate-semialdehyde dehydrogenase yields the protein MDKLKVGIVGATGMVGQRFITLLNNHPYFEVTTLAASKNSAGKTYKEAVGSRWKLDIDMPEAVKDLVVKDASQVKSVCDEVDFVLCAVDMKKDEIQALEYEYAKMETPVVSNNSAHRWTPDVPMLIPEVNSDHIAIIEAQRKRLGTKRGFISVKPNCSIQSYVPMITPLLKFEPTNIVVSTYQAISGAGKTFGDWPEMVDNVIPYIGGEEEKSEKEPLKVWGKISGNEIITAQSPIITSQCIRVAASNGHLATVFMSFKNKPSKEEILELWKNFKGRPQELELPSAPKQFITYFEEDNRPQTKLDRDIENGMGITAGRLREDSIFDYKFIGLSHNTIRGAAGGALLGAELLYREGYITKK from the coding sequence ATGGATAAGCTTAAAGTGGGTATTGTCGGTGCAACCGGTATGGTTGGTCAGCGTTTCATCACTCTCCTCAACAATCACCCTTATTTTGAAGTAACCACCCTTGCGGCAAGTAAAAATTCCGCAGGTAAAACCTATAAAGAAGCCGTGGGCAGCAGATGGAAGCTGGATATAGATATGCCCGAAGCTGTAAAGGACCTTGTTGTAAAAGATGCTTCTCAGGTAAAATCTGTTTGCGATGAAGTTGATTTTGTTCTTTGCGCCGTTGATATGAAAAAGGACGAAATCCAGGCGCTTGAATATGAGTACGCAAAAATGGAAACTCCCGTCGTTTCCAACAACTCTGCACACCGTTGGACTCCGGATGTTCCCATGCTCATTCCCGAGGTAAACAGCGACCACATCGCTATTATTGAGGCTCAGAGAAAGCGTCTGGGAACTAAGCGCGGATTTATTTCTGTTAAGCCCAACTGCTCTATTCAGAGCTATGTTCCCATGATAACTCCCCTGCTCAAATTTGAACCTACAAACATAGTTGTCAGCACATATCAGGCTATTTCAGGTGCAGGAAAGACATTTGGCGACTGGCCCGAAATGGTTGATAACGTTATCCCCTATATCGGCGGTGAGGAAGAAAAGAGCGAAAAGGAGCCTCTTAAGGTTTGGGGTAAAATCAGCGGTAACGAAATCATTACCGCGCAATCTCCCATTATTACCTCTCAGTGTATCCGTGTTGCCGCTTCAAACGGACATCTCGCAACTGTATTTATGTCCTTTAAAAACAAGCCCTCCAAAGAAGAAATTCTTGAGCTGTGGAAAAACTTCAAAGGCAGACCTCAGGAACTGGAGCTTCCTTCGGCTCCCAAGCAGTTTATTACTTATTTTGAAGAAGATAACCGTCCTCAGACAAAGCTGGACCGTGACATTGAAAACGGTATGGGCATCACCGCAGGTCGTCTGCGCGAGGATTCCATATTCGATTACAAGTTTATCGGTCTTTCCCACAACACCATCCGCGGTGCCGCAGGCGGCGCTCTTCTGGGTGCAGAGTTGTTGTACCGTGAGGGCTATATAACAAAGAAATAA
- the mutL gene encoding DNA mismatch repair endonuclease MutL has protein sequence MGIINVLDQQTVNLISAGEVVERPASVIKELLENAVDAGATAVTVEIKAGGSAYMRVSDNGKGMSREDVLICVKKHATSKIKCSDDLDSIITLGFRGEALAAISSVSKFEIVSKRRDDIIGTRLEIHGDEKISEQEIGCPEGTSVTVCDLFFNLPARRKFLKKPATETGVISQYVEKIALSHPEIAFKYIADGSIKFQTPGDSKLASAIYSIYGREFASGITEVSHEENGIEVSGYISKPEFSKNNRNYQTCFVNNRYVRAKSVMFGVDDAYKNYILSDKHSCYVLFCKVDPHTIDVNVHPAKLEIKFSDEKAIYSAVYSAVLMTLRNLKNPIAAGQPLSEPPRQDSDSIRIIPKNETTPSEKAVPDSANRIRTEQNTYKMVQSPSDSPISFKEFSEIFKIEEYKPAESELKATVPENVAEFKSAQPVGILRTRYIPENPGGNIINQVSEKNEVPQKTESAQEIISPKDSTETHITTESSDIPQETDIPKLEGTVSPYRIVGEIFNTYVLVESDDGLVMVDKHAAHERILYEELKLSSKNDAIQMLMVPVVIELDRKTSEYAEDFIPQITKAGFEIESFGDNTFTVRSVPAMLSGISSDDITEIVTSMALNVADSKKALMTVEHIFDDILHTAACKAAIKAKRHYDEKEIEYLIKRLYEIGNITYCPHGRPVCKIFTKKELDKFFFRT, from the coding sequence ATGGGAATAATAAATGTTCTGGACCAGCAAACGGTAAATCTTATTTCAGCCGGCGAGGTTGTTGAACGTCCCGCCTCGGTAATCAAGGAGCTGCTTGAAAACGCGGTAGATGCAGGTGCAACAGCCGTAACTGTTGAAATTAAAGCAGGCGGTTCAGCATATATGCGCGTCAGTGACAACGGCAAAGGTATGTCCCGCGAGGATGTGTTGATATGTGTGAAAAAGCACGCCACAAGCAAAATAAAATGCTCCGACGACCTTGACAGCATAATCACGCTGGGATTCCGAGGAGAAGCTTTAGCGGCAATATCGTCCGTTTCAAAATTCGAAATAGTTTCAAAACGACGTGATGATATTATAGGAACGCGCCTTGAAATTCACGGTGACGAGAAAATTTCCGAGCAAGAGATCGGCTGTCCCGAGGGTACAAGTGTTACCGTTTGCGACTTATTCTTTAATCTTCCCGCACGCAGAAAATTCCTTAAAAAGCCCGCTACCGAAACGGGTGTAATTTCACAATATGTCGAAAAAATCGCTCTGTCCCACCCCGAAATAGCTTTCAAATACATTGCTGACGGCAGTATAAAGTTCCAGACACCGGGCGATTCCAAGCTTGCAAGCGCAATATATTCAATATACGGACGCGAATTTGCTTCGGGCATAACCGAGGTTTCGCACGAGGAAAACGGCATCGAAGTAAGCGGTTACATTTCAAAACCCGAGTTTTCAAAAAACAACCGCAATTATCAGACATGCTTTGTCAACAACCGCTATGTACGCGCAAAATCCGTAATGTTTGGTGTTGACGATGCGTACAAGAATTACATTCTCAGCGACAAACATTCCTGTTATGTGTTGTTTTGCAAGGTAGATCCGCACACTATTGACGTAAATGTTCATCCCGCGAAGCTGGAAATCAAATTTTCGGATGAAAAAGCAATATATTCGGCTGTATATTCCGCTGTTCTTATGACTTTGCGCAATCTTAAAAATCCAATTGCAGCCGGTCAGCCTCTCTCCGAACCGCCGAGGCAAGACAGCGATTCAATCCGGATAATCCCCAAAAACGAAACAACTCCGTCCGAAAAGGCAGTACCCGATTCTGCAAACAGAATCCGCACAGAGCAGAATACATACAAAATGGTACAATCACCATCCGATTCGCCTATAAGTTTCAAGGAGTTTTCCGAAATATTCAAAATAGAGGAATATAAACCTGCCGAATCGGAACTAAAAGCAACTGTTCCTGAAAATGTTGCCGAGTTTAAATCAGCTCAGCCCGTCGGAATTTTGCGGACACGTTATATCCCGGAAAATCCCGGCGGAAATATAATAAATCAGGTTTCCGAAAAAAATGAAGTTCCCCAAAAAACGGAGTCTGCACAGGAAATAATATCCCCAAAAGACAGCACCGAAACACACATCACTACGGAATCTTCGGATATCCCGCAAGAAACCGACATTCCAAAGCTGGAAGGGACCGTATCACCCTATCGCATTGTGGGGGAAATATTCAATACTTATGTTCTTGTGGAAAGCGATGACGGTCTGGTCATGGTGGATAAGCATGCCGCACATGAGCGAATACTTTACGAGGAATTAAAGCTATCCTCCAAAAACGATGCCATACAGATGCTTATGGTGCCGGTGGTAATAGAACTGGATCGCAAAACATCCGAGTATGCCGAAGATTTCATTCCGCAGATAACAAAAGCGGGCTTTGAAATTGAAAGCTTTGGAGACAACACCTTTACGGTACGCAGTGTCCCTGCAATGCTTTCAGGAATTTCTTCCGATGATATAACCGAAATCGTAACTTCCATGGCACTGAATGTTGCAGACAGCAAAAAAGCGCTTATGACGGTAGAGCATATTTTTGATGACATATTGCACACTGCCGCATGCAAAGCCGCAATAAAAGCAAAGAGGCATTATGACGAAAAAGAGATTGAATATCTCATAAAGCGTCTCTACGAAATAGGCAACATCACCTACTGCCCCCACGGACGTCCCGTGTGCAAAATTTTCACAAAAAAAGAGCTTGATAAATTCTTTTTCAGAACATAG
- a CDS encoding leucine--tRNA ligase gives MKYDYKDIEAKWQKAWDDQQAFKVDIDYSKKKFYPLVEFPYPSAQGLHVGHPRSYTAIDIIARKRRQEGYNVLYPMGWDAFGLPTENFAMKNKIHPAIVTANNVKRFKAQLKSLGLSFDWSREINTTDPDYFKWTQWIFLKLFEKGLAYKKKMSVNWCTSCKCVLANEEVVNGLCERCHSEVVHKEKSQWMLKITEYAQRLLDDLDELDFIDRVKLQQKNWIGRSTGAEVDFDTTAGESLTVYTTRPDTLFGATYMVISPEHPFIEKFADKIANIDAVNAYKAEAAKKSDFERTEVAKDKTGVKLEGIEAINPVNGKQIPIFVSDYVLITYGTGAIMAVPAHDTRDWEFAKAFNLPIIEVVKGGDVENEAFTDVETGVMVNSGFLDGMEVKEAKEAIIKWLDEKGLGKPKVNFKLRDWVFSRQRYWGEPIPLVWCDHCGWVPVKEEELPLRLPDLEVYEPNENGESPLANLTDWVNCKCPKCGAPAQRETDTMPQWAGSSWYFLRYCDPHNDKELASKEALEYWMPVDWYNGGMEHTTLHLLYSRFWAKFLYDIDVVQTREPYKKRTSHGMILGEDNQKMSKSRGNVVNPDDIVNDYGADTLRLYEMFIGDFEKAAPWSSQSIKGCKRFLERFMGLCDIASGNGVTPELDTIFHKTIKKVSCDIEDMKFNTAIAAMMALMNAIYEHGSLTTDELKTFASLLCPFAPHICEEIWHNFGGEGLCSLAPFPTYDEAKTVDNAVEIAVQFCGKVRGKLMIAVDAAQDDVIAQVKADSQFTQYLDGKQIIKEIYVKNKLVNIVVK, from the coding sequence ATGAAATACGATTACAAAGATATAGAAGCCAAATGGCAAAAAGCATGGGACGACCAGCAAGCCTTTAAGGTAGACATTGACTATTCAAAGAAAAAATTCTACCCTCTGGTAGAATTCCCATATCCCTCTGCCCAGGGTCTGCACGTTGGTCACCCCCGTTCCTACACAGCTATTGACATTATAGCGCGTAAACGCCGTCAAGAAGGCTACAATGTTCTTTATCCCATGGGTTGGGATGCTTTTGGTTTGCCTACCGAAAATTTTGCGATGAAAAACAAAATTCATCCTGCAATAGTTACGGCAAACAACGTTAAAAGATTCAAGGCGCAGCTTAAAAGTCTGGGGCTTTCATTTGACTGGTCACGCGAGATAAACACCACCGACCCCGATTATTTTAAGTGGACACAGTGGATATTTCTCAAGCTGTTTGAAAAGGGTCTTGCATACAAAAAGAAAATGTCGGTTAACTGGTGTACCTCCTGCAAGTGCGTGCTCGCCAATGAAGAAGTTGTCAACGGTCTTTGCGAACGTTGCCACAGCGAGGTAGTTCACAAGGAAAAAAGCCAGTGGATGCTCAAAATCACCGAGTATGCACAGCGCCTGCTGGATGACCTTGACGAGCTTGATTTCATCGACCGCGTAAAGCTCCAACAGAAAAACTGGATAGGACGTTCCACCGGTGCTGAAGTTGATTTTGACACAACTGCCGGGGAAAGCCTTACCGTATATACCACCCGCCCCGACACACTGTTCGGCGCAACTTACATGGTTATATCCCCCGAGCATCCCTTTATAGAAAAATTTGCAGACAAAATTGCCAACATTGATGCTGTAAATGCATACAAAGCCGAGGCGGCTAAAAAGTCCGACTTTGAGCGTACCGAGGTGGCAAAGGACAAAACCGGCGTTAAGCTGGAAGGCATTGAAGCCATCAATCCTGTAAACGGCAAGCAAATTCCTATTTTCGTTTCCGATTATGTTCTTATCACCTACGGAACAGGCGCTATTATGGCAGTGCCCGCTCATGATACACGCGACTGGGAGTTTGCAAAAGCGTTCAATCTTCCCATTATCGAGGTTGTAAAGGGTGGAGATGTTGAAAACGAAGCTTTCACCGATGTTGAAACCGGCGTAATGGTTAACTCCGGATTCCTGGACGGTATGGAAGTTAAGGAAGCTAAAGAAGCCATTATAAAATGGCTTGACGAAAAGGGTCTTGGCAAGCCCAAGGTTAACTTCAAGCTTCGCGACTGGGTATTCTCCCGTCAGCGCTACTGGGGCGAGCCTATTCCGCTTGTATGGTGTGACCACTGCGGATGGGTTCCTGTAAAAGAAGAAGAACTCCCACTCAGACTCCCTGACCTTGAAGTGTACGAGCCCAATGAAAACGGTGAAAGCCCTCTGGCTAATCTTACCGACTGGGTAAACTGCAAGTGTCCCAAGTGTGGCGCGCCCGCACAGCGTGAAACAGATACCATGCCTCAGTGGGCAGGTTCCTCCTGGTACTTCCTGCGTTACTGCGATCCTCACAATGACAAAGAGCTGGCTTCTAAGGAAGCACTTGAGTATTGGATGCCGGTTGACTGGTACAACGGCGGTATGGAGCATACCACTCTCCATCTTCTGTACTCCCGTTTCTGGGCTAAATTTCTTTATGACATCGATGTTGTTCAAACTCGTGAGCCATACAAGAAGCGTACCTCTCACGGTATGATACTGGGCGAGGACAACCAGAAAATGTCAAAATCCAGAGGAAATGTTGTAAACCCTGATGACATTGTAAATGATTACGGCGCAGACACGCTCCGCCTTTACGAAATGTTTATCGGTGACTTTGAAAAGGCGGCTCCTTGGTCCAGTCAGAGCATCAAGGGCTGTAAGCGTTTTCTCGAAAGATTTATGGGACTTTGCGATATTGCTTCCGGAAACGGTGTAACTCCCGAGCTGGATACAATTTTCCACAAGACCATTAAAAAGGTTTCCTGCGATATCGAGGACATGAAGTTCAACACCGCAATCGCGGCAATGATGGCTCTCATGAACGCAATATACGAGCACGGCTCTCTTACAACAGATGAGCTGAAAACCTTTGCTAGTCTGCTTTGTCCCTTCGCTCCTCACATTTGCGAGGAAATCTGGCATAACTTCGGCGGTGAGGGTCTTTGCTCACTTGCTCCCTTCCCCACCTATGATGAAGCGAAAACCGTTGATAATGCTGTGGAAATTGCAGTTCAGTTCTGCGGTAAGGTGCGTGGAAAGTTGATGATTGCCGTGGATGCTGCACAGGACGATGTTATTGCTCAAGTTAAAGCAGACAGCCAGTTCACCCAATATCTTGACGGCAAACAGATAATCAAAGAAATTTATGTTAAAAACAAACTTGTGAATATTGTTGTAAAATAA
- a CDS encoding 30S ribosomal protein S21, which translates to MAEVKLKENESLDSAIRRFKRQCARSGVLSELRKRECYEKPSVKRKKKSEAARKRKFK; encoded by the coding sequence ATGGCAGAAGTAAAACTTAAAGAAAATGAGTCTCTTGACAGTGCTATCCGCAGATTCAAAAGACAGTGTGCAAGAAGCGGTGTACTGAGCGAGCTGCGTAAGCGTGAGTGCTATGAAAAGCCCAGCGTTAAGAGAAAGAAAAAATCCGAAGCTGCAAGAAAACGCAAGTTCAAATAA
- the mutS gene encoding DNA mismatch repair protein MutS gives MATPMMQQYFQIKEEYKEYLLFYRLGDFYEMFYDDAKTVSAELDLVLTGKNCGEEERAPMCGIPYHSVDTYIPKLIEKGYKIAICEQTEDPATAKGLVRREVVRIITPGTLTESTYLKESANNYLASLYWGRNTAAISFCDISTGEIYTTSCETDSDPSGAVIDQLALYAPSELMTNAREEDASEVFKFIKTTLKCALNSGCSDYFSHTGAEDVIVENAGENAQTLGVSSDSPILPSLSALFIYLRETQKTELKNIKKINVYSQSTFLSLDASTRRNLELCETMRTKTKKGSLLGILDKTKTAGGARALRRWLEAPLTNCLYIKNRQDAVGYFASQQMLRDDVREMLSSVHDIERILTKIIYQTCSARDLKALERTLNIIPNIKSAVCSCTSPQLASLGEKLYELGEIKELISTAIVDDPPFSVREGGFIAQGYNADVDELNLIIKDSKSYLATIEQSERELTGIKNLKVGYNRVFGYYIEVTKSMLDSVPERYIRRQTLTGAERYVTTELKDVEGKVLGAKDKIQALEYELFTHICEKVRLVKDELQQNAVIISTIDAYQSLGEVAAKNSYVCPEVDYSDKLILEDSRHPIVEQYAQTMFVPNDAKLDCGDNRLNIITGPNMAGKSTYMRQVALLVIMAQIGSFVPARYARIGIVDKIFTRIGASDDLSQGSSTFMLEMKEVAAILCGATEKSLIIYDEIGRGTSTFDGMSIARAVLEFTAQKIMAKTLFATHYHELSALEGSIKGVKNYNIAAKKRGDDIIFLRKIIAGSADDSYGIEVAKLAGVPNEVITLAKKYLKQLENEAPEKRPAHTSESAADITMGSALSQSIIDEMKKIDVNVLTPIEALEKLHDLCKEARSI, from the coding sequence ATGGCGACACCAATGATGCAGCAATATTTTCAGATTAAAGAGGAATACAAGGAATACCTGCTTTTTTACCGTCTGGGCGATTTTTACGAAATGTTTTATGACGATGCAAAAACAGTATCTGCTGAGCTCGACCTTGTACTCACAGGTAAAAACTGCGGCGAAGAAGAACGTGCACCTATGTGCGGAATTCCATACCACAGTGTGGACACCTATATTCCCAAGCTGATTGAAAAGGGATATAAAATAGCTATCTGCGAGCAGACAGAGGATCCCGCAACCGCAAAGGGTCTTGTCCGCCGTGAAGTTGTCAGAATAATAACTCCCGGTACTCTCACGGAAAGTACTTATCTCAAAGAATCTGCGAATAACTATCTGGCCTCTCTCTATTGGGGACGGAACACTGCTGCTATATCTTTTTGCGATATTTCCACAGGTGAAATATACACTACCTCCTGCGAAACCGATTCCGATCCGTCAGGAGCTGTCATCGACCAGCTTGCGTTATATGCTCCCAGTGAACTTATGACCAATGCCCGCGAGGAGGATGCTTCGGAAGTATTCAAATTTATAAAAACAACTTTAAAATGCGCTCTCAACAGCGGATGCTCAGATTATTTTTCGCATACCGGCGCGGAGGACGTTATTGTTGAAAATGCAGGGGAAAATGCTCAGACACTGGGCGTGTCCTCCGATTCCCCCATTCTTCCTTCGCTGAGCGCTTTGTTTATTTATCTTCGCGAAACTCAAAAAACAGAGCTGAAAAACATAAAAAAAATAAATGTATATTCCCAAAGCACATTCTTATCGTTGGATGCCTCCACGCGCCGCAATCTTGAACTTTGCGAGACCATGCGTACAAAAACGAAAAAAGGCTCTTTGTTGGGAATTCTGGACAAAACCAAAACCGCAGGAGGTGCGCGTGCACTTCGCAGATGGCTGGAAGCACCGCTTACAAACTGTCTGTACATAAAGAACCGCCAGGACGCGGTAGGATATTTTGCTTCTCAGCAGATGCTGAGGGATGATGTGCGCGAAATGCTTTCTTCGGTGCACGATATTGAGCGTATTCTCACAAAAATCATATATCAGACATGCTCCGCACGTGACCTGAAGGCACTGGAGCGGACGCTCAATATTATTCCGAATATAAAATCCGCCGTTTGTTCCTGCACGTCCCCACAGCTTGCATCTCTCGGTGAAAAGCTTTACGAGCTTGGTGAAATAAAAGAGCTTATTTCAACAGCTATTGTAGATGACCCTCCTTTTTCGGTTCGCGAGGGTGGTTTTATCGCTCAGGGCTACAATGCAGATGTAGATGAGCTCAATCTCATAATCAAAGACAGCAAATCATATCTTGCCACCATTGAGCAATCGGAGCGCGAGCTCACGGGAATAAAAAATCTAAAGGTAGGCTATAACAGAGTTTTCGGTTATTATATCGAGGTAACAAAATCCATGCTGGACAGTGTGCCCGAAAGATACATCCGACGCCAGACTCTTACAGGTGCTGAGCGTTATGTAACTACCGAGCTCAAGGACGTAGAAGGAAAGGTTCTGGGGGCAAAGGATAAAATACAGGCACTGGAATATGAGCTTTTCACACATATATGCGAAAAAGTACGTCTTGTCAAGGATGAGCTTCAGCAAAATGCCGTCATTATTTCCACTATTGATGCATACCAGTCACTGGGCGAGGTTGCTGCAAAAAATTCATATGTCTGCCCCGAAGTGGATTACTCGGACAAGCTTATTCTTGAGGATTCCCGTCATCCTATTGTCGAGCAGTATGCCCAGACTATGTTTGTTCCCAACGATGCCAAGCTTGATTGCGGAGATAACCGCCTTAACATAATAACAGGTCCCAACATGGCAGGTAAATCAACATACATGCGTCAGGTTGCACTGCTTGTCATTATGGCACAGATAGGTTCATTTGTGCCTGCAAGATATGCCCGTATCGGTATTGTGGACAAAATATTTACCAGAATCGGCGCTTCGGATGACCTGTCACAAGGCTCCTCCACCTTCATGCTTGAAATGAAGGAGGTTGCCGCGATACTTTGCGGTGCCACCGAAAAAAGCCTTATAATTTACGACGAAATAGGCAGAGGCACCAGCACTTTTGACGGAATGAGTATTGCCCGTGCGGTATTGGAATTTACAGCACAGAAGATAATGGCAAAAACACTTTTTGCTACCCATTATCACGAACTTTCCGCGCTGGAGGGAAGCATAAAGGGTGTAAAGAATTACAATATAGCCGCAAAAAAACGCGGTGATGATATTATTTTCCTGAGAAAAATCATAGCAGGCTCAGCCGATGACAGCTACGGTATTGAGGTTGCAAAGCTCGCAGGAGTACCCAATGAGGTAATCACACTTGCGAAAAAGTATTTAAAGCAGCTTGAAAACGAAGCTCCCGAAAAGAGACCGGCTCACACTTCCGAATCCGCAGCAGATATAACAATGGGCTCGGCTCTTTCCCAATCCATAATCGATGAAATGAAAAAAATCGATGTAAACGTTCTTACTCCCATAGAGGCACTGGAGAAGCTGCATGATTTGTGCAAAGAAGCAAGGAGTATATAA
- the tgt gene encoding tRNA guanosine(34) transglycosylase Tgt, which yields MFELIKREKRARRGRLHTNKGVIETPVFMNVGTSAAIKGGVSTLDLQNIKCQVELSNTYHLHVRPGDDVIRDMGGIHKFFNWDKPVLTDSGGFQVFSLAKIRKIDEQGVTFASHIDGKRIFMGPEESMRIQSNLASTIAMAFDECIANPAEYEYTRISCDRTTRWLYRCKDEMARLNALHDTINKEQMLFGINQGSTYEDLRIKHMQAISKLDLDGYAIGGLAVGESTEDMYRIIDAVEPFMPENKPRYLMGVGTCSNIIEGVWRGVDFFDCVMPSRNARHGNLCTNQGVINLMNQKYERDPLPIDPECDCPTCRNFSRSYLRHLLKAKEMLGYRLCVQHNLYFYNNLMERIRNALDEGTFEEFRNKYSPVLSKRI from the coding sequence TTGTTTGAACTTATAAAACGCGAAAAAAGAGCACGTCGCGGCAGACTTCATACCAACAAAGGAGTTATAGAAACCCCTGTATTTATGAATGTTGGTACTTCAGCCGCTATTAAAGGCGGCGTCTCCACACTTGACCTGCAAAACATAAAATGCCAGGTGGAGCTTTCCAACACATATCATCTGCACGTGCGTCCGGGTGACGACGTTATACGCGATATGGGCGGTATCCATAAGTTTTTTAACTGGGACAAGCCCGTCCTTACCGACAGTGGCGGATTTCAGGTGTTTTCACTGGCAAAAATAAGAAAAATAGACGAGCAAGGTGTAACATTTGCCTCCCACATAGACGGCAAACGCATATTTATGGGGCCAGAGGAAAGCATGCGGATACAGTCCAATCTTGCTTCTACGATAGCCATGGCATTTGACGAATGTATCGCAAATCCCGCCGAATACGAATATACCCGTATATCCTGCGACAGAACCACAAGATGGCTATACCGCTGCAAGGATGAGATGGCCCGTCTGAACGCACTGCATGATACCATTAATAAGGAGCAGATGCTTTTCGGTATAAATCAAGGAAGCACCTATGAGGATTTGCGTATAAAGCATATGCAGGCAATTTCCAAGCTTGACCTCGACGGATATGCTATCGGCGGTCTTGCAGTAGGTGAATCCACAGAGGATATGTATCGCATTATCGATGCGGTCGAGCCTTTTATGCCCGAAAACAAACCTCGTTATCTTATGGGAGTAGGCACATGTTCCAACATAATAGAGGGTGTATGGCGCGGGGTGGATTTTTTCGACTGTGTTATGCCCAGCAGAAATGCTCGTCACGGCAATCTGTGCACAAATCAGGGTGTAATAAACCTGATGAACCAGAAATATGAGCGTGACCCGCTGCCTATCGACCCCGAATGTGATTGTCCGACTTGCCGTAATTTTTCGCGTTCATATCTCCGCCACCTTCTTAAGGCGAAAGAAATGCTTGGTTACAGACTTTGCGTTCAGCACAACCTTTATTTCTACAACAATCTCATGGAACGTATACGCAATGCGCTGGACGAGGGTACTTTCGAGGAGTTCCGCAATAAATACAGTCCCGTTCTTTCAAAGAGAATTTAA